GGATTCATATATTGCAGAGAATACCGGTGGAGCTGGTGGAGCTGTTTATAGTAATCCAGCCACATCAACCCCTGCACTTATTTATGCTTGTATCATTGAAAAGAATCTAGCCAATGGTACCGGAGGTGGTGGTGCTATCCGTGCACAAGGTACAGCATCACAAACTTACATGGGTAATTTGCTTATCATCAACAATCAGGCTAAATCAACTGTATTGAACGCAGGAGGGGCACTATACTTTAACAGCGTGAACTGCCATATCTCAAACAGCGTGATTGCAAACAACTCCGGAAGTAATGTAATCTACATGAATGGAGGAGAAATGGGAAATTCAACTGTTGTTAACAACATAGGAGGCATTTATTGCGCCAGTACAACTGCGGCTATCAATCTTGGCAACAATGTAGTATGGGGATGTGTTACAACCGATGGAACTACTGCAACTGGTATCTCCGGAACAGGAAGTGCAGCCTGCGTAGTAAGCAACAATGCTACATACACCAGTATTCCAGCGGCCTATACTGCATCAAACAACATAACATTGCCTTCAAACAACACCAATGGTGAAACTGATGGTAAAATGGGACCCGACTTTGTTAAGGTTACAACTTTCAAAGGTGCAACAGATGATGTAGCCCTTATAGAGGAAATTCACACTGCAAACTGGGCATTAAAAACAGGCTCTCCGCTTATTGATAAAGGAATGACTATCGCATCCATACCTGATGATATTGCCGGAACCACTCGTCCTCAAGGCAGTGCTTACGATATTGGTGCTTATGAATATACAGCCGGAACGGGTATTCAGAATAATACTGCAGACAATGGAGCGATTATCTATACAGAAGGTAAGAATGTATATATTTTAAATGCAAACGGAATTAAGGTAGAAATATATAATATCACAGGACAACTGGTAAAAAGTGTAATCGCCGGAGATCAAAATCTGACAATTGATCAACCCGGAATCTACATTGTGAAATGTGGTAATTATGCACAAAAAATTCAGGTTGCCCGCTAGGTTTGTTTTCAATGGTTAATTATAAAAGAGGCTGTTCCTTTACTTTGGAACAGCCTCTTTTTTGGTATCCATAACCTGTGATTACCACATAATAGAACAGCCTAAATATCTCAGAGCTTCAAACTCCTCTTATCGAATCTCCTTTCTGGGTATATCGTGCGATATATTCTACCACATCAGTTTACTTCCCAGAATCTCTCCTTTACTTTCAATTGCCCGGATAAGATAGAGGCCGGGAGCAAAATCGGCAGCATTAATCATTACGCCATTATCGGTTTGCGAAAGCTTTCCTTCGAGTGGAATCCTGACACCCGAAGAATTGTACAATTCAATAGAGTAATTATTTGATGTTCCGGGAATGATTACCGAAACAGAAAGATTGCTCTTATCAGCCTTCACTGTCAGTTTTCGTTTTGCATCTACAACCGGTTTTATAGAAGAGAGCACAGACGAAAAGGTCAATCTGGTTTTCAACCCATCTTTCAGACGGACTGAAACAGTTGTAACATCGGGCTGACTGTTATCAACGTTTTCCACTGATTCAGGGACTGTTTCCAATGTCCATTTCCCTTTCAATGTTACGGTGATTAGCTGTTCATTCATCACATCCGGCAAAGCAATATCAAGGGTTAACTGATTAAGCTCTGTACTCTCACGGGAAATCAGCAGGCAGGAATGATCTACTTTGGTAACGGGCGTGCCCAATGAAACAAGATTTGCCTGAGCATCAAATACGGCATAAGCAGTGGTCTTACTGTTTTCCAGACGGAGAATATGCGCAGCATTATCCTGCTGCAATACGGTATAAGGTAAACGATGATTCAGCTGGTCGGCCAGCAGTTTCATCCCTGTCGCTGTCTGATTAGGAGCCACTACAAACTGATAGCTATCTCCCCCTACCTTTGAAGAGTGAGTGAGCCAGGCTTTCGCCACCGGATTGGTGATCATCGGGAAATTCTCGGGCAAGGTTGTGTAATCAATGTAAGGGTCCGGAGTCGATTGGGTGCCTTTCACCACATGAAGAGTACCTGCATATGACGGTATATAGTATCCCGTCCCGGCAGGAGTCAGCAACCAGAAAGGATTGCCCGACAATGGGTAATCGGCATCCTGTTCATTATTGGCCGCCACCTCACTGTTAAGGAAAAGAGAGCCGGTATACGAACTTAATATGTTCTGGAAAAGATTGGTTGCCACCACCTTGTTCATTCCGGAATTAAAATTAATATTGCTTCCCAGACAAATCAGCAGACTGTCGCAAGCAAAGACACTCTTCTTAAATGTCAGGCCCGTAGGGGTATAACGATATGCCGGACCTCCCCAAGTATTTATCGGATCTTCTTTGAAGTCAATTGCAAATATACCACAATCTCCGCCGGACAGACTACCTGCAAAATTATTGGATTGGTACTCATCGGCTCTTGGCAAACGACTCACACTCTCCTGCCCTCCCGGATTCAGTTCTTTCCAGGAAGTATGCACGGTTGTTGTACCCGGCACCACATTCCAGTCCCATCCATAATTAGTAGGATACCCGCTTGAAGAGAGTCCACCTGAACGATTATATAATACCTCCGTTGTGCCGTAACTCTGATAGCGTCCAAAACGGTTTGCATTCGAGTATATTTCTGTTCCCCAAAAGTCAGAAGAGAGGCCACGCATGGTTACTGTGTAGTCTTTATTCCGAAATACTCCCATATTTCCATAGTTCATCTGGTAAAAGCCATTCAAGTCAGCAGCTTTATCCGTGAATAAGCTTCCCGGATAAAAGAACTTGCAAAGTGCTGCCACCTGAGAATCATAAGAAGTTCCTGTCACATCACCACCAATATAAGCGAGAGATTCGAGACCTTTCTGAGAAACACCCGCTGTCAGGTTAAAGGGGCCTCTACCGCACTGTGCATTCGAATAAAATGCCGAGCTTCCGCTTGTAACACATTGCAGATAATGAGTTGTCACAAACTTACGCACATTCTCGTATGCACTAAGTCCTATCCTGAAAGAGCTTCCTTTCAACACTGCCACCTGGTTTATCCAGGTTTGAAAGCCATACATATAAGAATTATGCATCGCCCCATGATGGAAACCAAGCCCATCAGGTTTTATAACCCCTACCTCACCACTTCTCAGTTCAGTCATCCTTTCCAGAAACCTGACAATGTGCCTTAGTTCCGATGCTCTTTCCGGAGCCGTTGGAAAGTAAGAAGCCAGGTTATAATAGAATTGCGATTTAACGTGAACCTGGTCCAGCGTAACCAGTTCGGGTCTATGTTCATTGTAGATATACCCATAATTATAACACCAGCTTAGCAGCTGAAGCACCCTTTTCTTCAGGTTCACCCCTGGATGAGTGCTATCATACTCCTCATAGATTGGCATTGCATACAGAAACCCTTTCGCAAACTCCCGGCAAGGAGTATAGTTGCTCGATTGCATTCCTACCGGACCTCCTCCGGGAGAAACCCCATAATCCAACAGATAACGTGTCAGCTTCAGTAAATTATCCTTAGCCGTAGTGTTTGCTTTGTCTATAGCTGCATACGCCAGCGATGCCACATAATAGGCACTATTATAAGCTTGTTCGGGAGTATACACAAGCCAGGACGAGCTGGCGTTAATCCCTCCGTCGGCTGTTTCTGTTATATTCCTGTCATTTACAAATGTAGTTGCCTCTGCCAGCTTGCTCTCATACGTCTTAACGCTTATGTTCCGATAGTTTGCCAGAACGGCATCTACCTCAGCAACCTGCTGGCCGGTCACCGGGATTGAATCCTTTTCATTCATGGTCCGCGAATAAGCCTCCATAAAGTAAATATTCAGATTTGATCTGTCGGGGAAATATCCGGCACGGTAATCAGTAATCATCTGAGGTCCCAGGTGACAGATATAAAAATTATTATTCGATGTAGCCGCACTGTTACTTGCCGAAGTGCAGATTCCATCCAACCATAATGTTTGAGTGCTGCCGGTTTCTGAAGGCAGATAGGTTATTTCAATACGAGTGAAGTTCTGAGTTACATACTTGCCGAAGTCCTGATAGATATAACGTTGAAAGGGCACCCATCCCTGGTAATTCAGATCGTGCCTGCCTTCACATATTTTTGTTGAACCATTATAGAATGTAACAAGCAGTTTGTCGTTACTAGGTTTCAGACAATATATCGGGATATAGACCACCTTTCCGTAAGATATGTTATAGCCTGGATATTTCTTTGAATAATCCAGTACTAGTTTTGCACCACCGTTCGCCTGCCACTTCAAAGCTTGTGTTCCTTCCCGGGCATGCTCCTTGCTCAATGAGATGGTGCTATTCGAAGCCGACCAGTAATCACTTTCCATCGTTGTCTCCTCAAAATAAAAAAGCGTTTTCTGTGCCTTTACCGGCATAAAACAGGTAAATAGAAGCAGTGAAAGCACAACTGAATGCCTTCCCAAACCGCTTCTTTTCGCTAGGTCGGTTAAAATTGCAGTAAGATATCTTTTTCTGTTTTTCATGGGTATTGAATATTTTTCTTTCGTAAACAAAGAAACATCTTCTTTGCGATATCTACTGAACAGAATCGTACAGAAAAGATCTTTTTCCGTACGACTATGTACAATAATGGCATCAACTATGAATATTATTGCCTTCCTTTTTGGATATCAGAATGTAATTTTGTGAACAATAAAAGAATTCAATCTCTAAAATTATGAAAGATCAACTACTGTCAGGTCTGTTGCCGGGAATTATACTATTCACCGGATGCTCTTTGCAGAAGAAAGAGGCTGAGAACCTGCAAACCAGCAGACCCAACGTTATTTATATTTATGCCGACGACCTTGGAATAGGCGACCTGAGCTGTTATGGTGCTACAAAAATAAGCACCCCTAATATAGACAAGCTGGCCGGACAAGGCGTTCAGTTTACTAATGCCTACGCATCATCTGCCACCAGTACCCCATCACGCTTCTGTCTGCTTACCGGGAAATATCCCTGGCGACAGGAAAACACAGGTATTGCCCGTGGAAATGCCGGAATGATTATCGATACAACTTGTGTAACAATGGCCGATGTTTTCAAAAGAGCCGGATACAGTACGGGAGTTGTCGGGAAATGGCACTTGGGATTAGGCGGTCCGCAAGGGCCTGACTGGAATCATGAGATTTCACCTAGCCCAATGGATTTAGGATTTGATTACGAGTTCCTGATTCCTGCCACTGTAGACCGCGTGCCTTGTGTTTATGTGGAAAACAAACATGTGGTGAATCTGGATCCCAATGACCCCATTCAGGTTAATTACGATAAGAAAGTAGGCAACTGGCCTACCGGAAAAGATAATCCAGAACTCTTGAAGGTACACCCCAGTCAGGGACACGAAAATACGATCATAAACGGAATCAGCCGTATTGGCTACATGACCGGGGGAAAGTCTGCTTTGTGGACCGATGAGGACATTGCCGATGTAATCACCAATAAGGCCAAGGATTATATTATAAAGAACAAAAACAATCCTTTCTTCCTTTACTTTGGTACACAGGACATTCATGTACCGCGCGTTCCGAACAAACGATTTGCGGGAAAAAGCGGATTGGGAGTTCGTGGTGATGTGATTCTTCAGCTTGACTGGACAGTGGGACAGATAATGCAAACACTGGATAGCCTGGGCATTGCCCAGAACACCCTTCTTATCTTCACCAGTGACAATGGTCCGGTGATTGACGACGGATACAAAGACCAGGCGTTTGAAAAGCTGAACGGACACACCCCGATGGGCATTTACCGCGGTGGCAAATATAGTGCATACGAAGCCGGAACACGAGTTCCATTCATTCTTCGGTGGCCGGCATGTGCCAAACCCGCCAAGCAACAGGCGCTCTTTTCGCAGGTGGATGTGTTTGCATCGTTCGCTCATATCCTGAAACAACCTTTGGGAAAGAATATTGCCCCCGACAGCCGCAACTGTCTGCCCACCATGCTGGGCAAGCACAACGACAACCGCGACTATATTATTGAGCAGAACCTAAACAACACCCTGGCCATTGTCAAAGGAAACTGGAAATACATTGAACCCAGTAGTGCAAGCCGACTGGAGAAATATACAGGCATGGAGCTCGGTAACGAAAAAACGCCGCAACTCTACAATCTTGATTCGGACCCTTGCGAGAAAGAGAACGTTGCACAAAGACACCCCGGGATTGTAAAAGAGCTTGCAGCCATCCTTCTGAGAGAGAAAAACAAAAGAACAAATAAATAATAAATTTATAACAATGAAGAGAATAGACTATCTGTTGGGCGGAGCATTCCTTCTGGCTGCATGCGGAGCACATGCACAAGGCAGCACCGATAGCAAACCAAATGTAATCTATGTTTTCCCCGACCAGTTCAGAAACTGCGCATTGGAATTCTGGAACCAGAAAGAGTTCAATAAATACGTTCATTTTAAAGCTGACCCGGTTCACACACCAAACCTGAATCAATTTGCCAAAGAGTCGCTTGTACTCTCTTCGGCCGTCAGCAATTGTCCGCTCAGCAGCCCTCATAGGGGAATGCTGCTCACCGGCATGTACCCTGAAGGAAGCGGGGTTTCTCTGAACTGTAATTCCACACGACCCATTAGTTCACTCAATCCAAACGCGGAATGCGTCAGCGATGTGTTCAGCAAATCAGGCTATGATTGTGCCTATATCGGCAAGCTGCATGTAGACTACCCTACTCCGAATGACCCTGAACATCCCGGAAATTATGTGGAAGATCGAAGACCGGCATGGGATGCCTATACTCCCAAGGAGAAAAGGCATGGCTTCAATTATTGGTACTCGTACGGAACTTTCGACGAACATAAAAATCCGCATTACTGGGACAGCAACGGCAAACGCCATCAATCCAACGAATGGTCGCCCATACACGAAACCAACAAGGTTATCGATTATCTAAAAAATCAGCATCACGAACGCGATGGGAAAAAACCTTTCTTTATGGTGCTAAGTTACAATCCACCGCACAGCCCGTACAACAGCTTGGACGATTGCATGGAAGAAGACTTCAACCTATATAAAAACATGCCGATGGACAGTTTGCTGGTTCGTCCAAATGCCGACAGGAATATGTCCAAAGCCCGATCGGCTCGTTACTATTTCGCATCGGTAACAGGCATCGATCGTGAATTCGGACGCATTCTTTCCGCTCTCAAGGAACTGGGCTTGGACAAGAACACCATCGTAGTCTTCTCGTCCGATCATGGCGAGACAATGTGCAGTCAGGGAACCGACGACCCGAAGAATTCACCCTATGCCGAGTCGCTGAATGTTCCTTTCCTGGTTCGTTATCCGGGTAAAATCAAACCCAGGGTGGACAACCTTTTGCTTTCATCGCCCGACATCATGCCTACCCTGCTTGGACTTAGCGGACTAAAGACCTCCATTCCAAAGAGCGTGCAAGGAAAAGACTACTCCCCTGTTTTCCTGAACAAAAAAAATAGTGTGGCTCGCCCCAAAGCCGCCCTCTATATCCGTAATATGGATGGTGAAAAAGATAAAGATGGAAAGGTGATCAGCTATTTCCCGGAAGCACGGGGTATCAAAACAGAGAGATATACGCTTTGCCTCAACATCAACAAAAAGACCGGTAAGCTGAAGTCGGCTCAGTTGTTCGACGACCTGAAAGATCCCTATCAGATGAAAAACCTGAAACTGGAAGAGCATAAAGAGCTGGTTAAAAGCCTCTGCAAGCAGATGGTTCCTCTTTTAAAGCAAGCCAACGACTCTTGGTATAAGAAAAGAATACTCAGTGAAATGATTCCTTATTAATGGAAAAGAGTCCCGGAAGATGATTAATCTTTCGGGACTCTTTTTTTATGAACTCAAATGTTGAATGCAATTGGCTACAGGATATATTCTCCCCCCGTAAGAACATCTTATTATTTTCATTTGTTTATTAACATTAAAGTTAGTTTTATTGATCTATACAATTATAACTAACATTTAAAAAAAGGAGTAATATATGGAAAACTATAGAATGGAACTTACTCAAGAAGAAAAAGAGATACTCCAAGGTAAACAGGGAGAAGTTATGGTCAAAGTATTAAAGCCGATTGTCGTTTATGGTGAAGCATTCGGAGCTAAACGGCTTCTTCCGATCAAAAACCCAATACATGTAGTTACAGGTATGTCGATGACTGGTTTAAATGCATACTATGATATGCTTGATATGCTTATTCATGGAGGATTAAAAACAAAGGAGCCTTTTACGATTGATCTCAGACCATTTGATTTCGAAAATGTGGTATATATAGAATTTGGATGAATTTATTGAAAAATCCGACAGCCATCCGCCTATTATTAGAGAGCAAAACGGAAATTTTGTATTACAGAGTAATCTGTTGTTGAATTATTCAGCAAACCCTTTATAATACAATCAATGGATATTCAATATTTCTACAAAATTACTTCTTTATTTTGTATTTGATTTATGACATATTCAAATTATGAAGAATCAGGTATTACTAATTTGTATTTTATTTTTAGCCTCAATAAAGACTTCTGCTCAGAACAATAACTTAGATTATTTTATCCAGAAGGGAATTGAGAGCAACCCTTTGTTTTATGACTTAGGAAACAAAATAAAAATTACAGAGCTGGATAGTTTAAAAGCAAGAGCTTTATATAATCCAATCGTATCAGCCGCTTCAAATCTTATAATCGCTCCTACTTACAAAGGATTAGGGTACGACACCGCTATATCTAATGGGCAAAACATTGATGCTACGCTTACAATTACCAAACGCTTAATAAGCAATAATAACCTGAAAGCAAGATTGAACAGCTATAAATTAGACAAGAAAAGCATTGAAAACCAGAAACAACAATCAATTGATATAGTTAAAAAGGCAGTTATCGACCAATACATTACAACCTTTATGAACCAGGAATTACTGCACCTCTCTGATGAAATTATTGCCTTTTTACAAAAAGAAGATAAGGTTCTTATTAAACTGACCACTAATTCCAACATTAAGCAGACTGATTATCTTAATTTCAAGGTTACACTGCAACAAAGCCTCTTCAACAATGAGCAACAACGTATGCTGTGGATCAACAATTTAAGCTTATTGAATTACATTTGCGGCACTAATAATAATGGAACAGACTCAATTGTTTCACCTGTTATCGGTTTACCTGTTATTATTCCTTTTGAAGAAAGTTATTATGGAAAAAATGATGCAATTGACAGTTTGAAAAATAAAAATAACGAGCAGCTTATCAGACTTAACTACAAACCCCAGGTTTCTGTTTTTGCCAACAGTGGATACACTTCTTCATTTATGACAACTCCATATAAAAATTTTGGTATCAGTTTAGGCGTCAGTATGAATCTTCCGATTTATGATGGAAAACAAAAGAAACTGTCGTTAATGCAAAACGATTTGAATGAACAGAATCGTAAAACTTACCGGGATGCAAACAAAAAGAATTACATAAATCAGGTACAGCGACTTCAACAACAAATAGAACGTTACAACAAGCTCATATCCATGACTCCTCAACAGTTTAAATACAGCAGAGCTTTGGTTGATGCCAATGCGCATTTACTTGGAACAGGAGAAGTTAGTGTGACAGACTTTCTTTTATCGATCAATAACTATCTGAATATAAAAGCGATAGACATCCAAAACAGAACCAACAGGTTGTTGTTAATCAATCAATTAAACTATTTAATTTCACCTTGATATGAATATAAAAATAATAGCATTGCTGTCATTAGCCGGAATATTGATTTATAGTTGTGGCGCCAAAGAGTCCGCTTCCTCTTCTGAGAACCAAGAACCAACAACACCTGTGACTGTAACCACTCCGGAAATAGCATCAATGCAAGACGAAATTACGCTAAATGCAACTTCTGTTTATATTTTGAAAACAGATATTACATCTACTATTAATGGATATATTGTAGAATCAGATATTCAGCTTGGGGATAAAGTGAACAAGGGTGAAGTTTTATTTCGGTTGCAGACAAAAGAAGCAAAAAGTCTGGGTAATGAAGTGAATAAATTAGATCCATCTTTCCATTTTACAGGAATAAACAATATTGTATGCCCAACCAGAGGCTATGTTATTATGTCTAATCATCAACAAGGAGATTATGTGCAAGAAGGGCAGGTTCTGGCCACAATCAGCGATGAAAAAAGCTTTGGATTTGTATTGAATTTACCGTATGAACTTAATGGCATATTAGGTGATAACAAAGAAATAAATATTTGCTTATCAGATGGTAAGAAGCTTACAGGAATTGTCAATAAGATTATGCCAGAACTAGACAGCGTTTCTCAAACGCAACGTGTCTTTCTAAAGATAAAGCAGCATGTAAATCTTCCTGAAAATCTGGTAGCTAAAGCTATTTTGGTTAAAAGTAGAATGAACAAGGCGATAATTCTGCCCAAACAGGCAATCTTATCAGATGAGGATCAGTCTACATTTTGGGTAATGAAGCTTATTAATGACTCTACAGCTATAAAAGTGAACATAAAAAAAGGAATTGAGAGGGATAACCGTGTTCAGATTACGGAACCTCTTTTTACTGAAAAAGACAGAATTATAATCACTGGTAATTACGGTTTGGCAGATACGGCAAAAGTAGCCGTTCAAAAAACAAATATTCAGTTACAATGAAAAAGGATTTTTTTAACACCTATAAAACACCTTTACTTGTTATCGCGGTGCTTATTCTTTTTGGAGGAGTTTTTTCCTTACTAAAGATAAAAACATCTTTATTTCCTCAAGTTACATTCCCAAAGATAAAAGTGATTGCCGAAGCCGGGCAGCAGCCAGTGGACCTAATGACTGTCAGCGTTACACGCCCTCTGGAAAATGCAATAAAACAAGTGCCAGACTTGAATTCTTTACGAAGCATCACAAGCCGGGGGAGTTGCGAAATATCTGCTTTCATAGACTGGAAAGTTGATGTTAATCTCGCACAACAGCAAGTGAATGCTAAAATAAATGAGATAAGAAACCAACTTCCACAAAACACCAATATCACCGTGGAAAGAATGGATCCATCCATCTTAGCCGTAATGGGATATTCACTCAATAGTAACAAACGAAGTGCCATCGAACTCAAACAGCTGGCACAATATACCATCAAGCCTTTTCTCTCTCAAGTAGAGGGTATAAGTGACATCCGAATCATAGGAGGACAAACAAAAGAGTATTGGGTTACTCTGGATAAAGGGAAAATGTCACAGCTGGGATTAACTCCATCGATGGTTAAAGAGAGTATGGCCAATGCAAACTTTTTATTAGCAAACGGATATCTTTCTGATTACAGGCTGATGTATCTATCTGTAACAGATGCACAGATTATGAATCTGGAACAATTAGGAAATGCAGTAATCAGGAATGACGGGAAACGGACCATCAAACTGAATGATATTGCCAAGGTAGAGATACACAAGGCGAAAGAGTACATCAAGGCGAACGCAAATGGAAAAGAGAGTGTGTTAGTAGCTGTGATTCAACAACCCAATGCAAATGTATCGGAAATTTCTTCCAACATGGAAAAACAGCTGGAGAAGTTAAAGGTGATCATTCCTTCTGATGTGCAGATTAAGCCCTATTATGTGCAGGCAGACTTTGTAAATGACAGCATCAGAAGTGTAACTGATTGCTTGTGGATAGGTCTTTTTCTGGCCATCATCGTAGTGATTGGCTTTTTGAAATCATGGAGAGCAAGCCTCACCATTTTAATTACTATTCCCATCACATTGGGACTTACTTTACTAATGCTTTATGCTACCGGACAAACCTTTAATATTATGACTTTAGGCGCAATTGCCGCATCTGTAGGATTGATCATAGATGATGCCATTGTGGTGGTAGAACAGATTCACCGAACACATGAAGAAAGTCCGGGAGAATCAGACAAGAGGGTAGCACACAAAGCTATCAAATATCTGTTTAAGGCAATGATTGGCTCTTCCTTAAGTACGATTGTTATTTTTGTTCCCTTTATACTAATGACAGGAGTAGCCGGCGCCTACTTCAAGGTTATGACCAACACGATGATCATCACTTTGATTTGTTCTTTCCTGGCTACATGGATTTTGCTACCTGTAGTCTATCTGTCTCTTGGAAGGACAGGAAAATACAAAGATGTAGGAATTCACGAAGTAAAAGAACGGAAGTGGGTAGGTTACTTTATTTCAAGGCCTTATTACAGTATCGCCTTTATTATTATAATTATCACTTTGGCAGCCCTTGCTGTTCCTAATCTGAAAACCGGCTTTCTTCCCGATATGGACGAAGGAAGTATTGTACTGGATTATGCGTCGCCTCCGGGAACAACTTTGGAAGAGACAGATAGAATGCTGGTTAAAGTGGAACAAATGCTGGTAAAGATTCCCGAGGTAAAAACATACAGCAGACGAACAGGCACTCAAATGGGTTTTTTCATTACCGAACCAAATACCGGAGATTATCTGATTCAGCTAAAAAAGGACAGACATCGTACGACTGATGAGGTCATAGATGACATCCGAAAAAAAATTGAATCGACCCAACCGGCATTACGAATTGATTTTGGACAGGTAATCGGAGATATGCTGGGAGATTTGATGAGCTCAGTTCAACCGATTGAAATTAAGATATTTGGTCCGGAGCATGATATCATTCAGAAGTATGCCAAGTCTGTGGCTAAAATTGTTGAGAAAACGCCCGGAACTGCA
The Bacteroides sedimenti genome window above contains:
- a CDS encoding efflux RND transporter periplasmic adaptor subunit, encoding MNIKIIALLSLAGILIYSCGAKESASSSENQEPTTPVTVTTPEIASMQDEITLNATSVYILKTDITSTINGYIVESDIQLGDKVNKGEVLFRLQTKEAKSLGNEVNKLDPSFHFTGINNIVCPTRGYVIMSNHQQGDYVQEGQVLATISDEKSFGFVLNLPYELNGILGDNKEINICLSDGKKLTGIVNKIMPELDSVSQTQRVFLKIKQHVNLPENLVAKAILVKSRMNKAIILPKQAILSDEDQSTFWVMKLINDSTAIKVNIKKGIERDNRVQITEPLFTEKDRIIITGNYGLADTAKVAVQKTNIQLQ
- a CDS encoding TolC family protein, with protein sequence MKNQVLLICILFLASIKTSAQNNNLDYFIQKGIESNPLFYDLGNKIKITELDSLKARALYNPIVSAASNLIIAPTYKGLGYDTAISNGQNIDATLTITKRLISNNNLKARLNSYKLDKKSIENQKQQSIDIVKKAVIDQYITTFMNQELLHLSDEIIAFLQKEDKVLIKLTTNSNIKQTDYLNFKVTLQQSLFNNEQQRMLWINNLSLLNYICGTNNNGTDSIVSPVIGLPVIIPFEESYYGKNDAIDSLKNKNNEQLIRLNYKPQVSVFANSGYTSSFMTTPYKNFGISLGVSMNLPIYDGKQKKLSLMQNDLNEQNRKTYRDANKKNYINQVQRLQQQIERYNKLISMTPQQFKYSRALVDANAHLLGTGEVSVTDFLLSINNYLNIKAIDIQNRTNRLLLINQLNYLISP
- a CDS encoding efflux RND transporter permease subunit; the protein is MKKDFFNTYKTPLLVIAVLILFGGVFSLLKIKTSLFPQVTFPKIKVIAEAGQQPVDLMTVSVTRPLENAIKQVPDLNSLRSITSRGSCEISAFIDWKVDVNLAQQQVNAKINEIRNQLPQNTNITVERMDPSILAVMGYSLNSNKRSAIELKQLAQYTIKPFLSQVEGISDIRIIGGQTKEYWVTLDKGKMSQLGLTPSMVKESMANANFLLANGYLSDYRLMYLSVTDAQIMNLEQLGNAVIRNDGKRTIKLNDIAKVEIHKAKEYIKANANGKESVLVAVIQQPNANVSEISSNMEKQLEKLKVIIPSDVQIKPYYVQADFVNDSIRSVTDCLWIGLFLAIIVVIGFLKSWRASLTILITIPITLGLTLLMLYATGQTFNIMTLGAIAASVGLIIDDAIVVVEQIHRTHEESPGESDKRVAHKAIKYLFKAMIGSSLSTIVIFVPFILMTGVAGAYFKVMTNTMIITLICSFLATWILLPVVYLSLGRTGKYKDVGIHEVKERKWVGYFISRPYYSIAFIIIIITLAALAVPNLKTGFLPDMDEGSIVLDYASPPGTTLEETDRMLVKVEQMLVKIPEVKTYSRRTGTQMGFFITEPNTGDYLIQLKKDRHRTTDEVIDDIRKKIESTQPALRIDFGQVIGDMLGDLMSSVQPIEIKIFGPEHDIIQKYAKSVAKIVEKTPGTADVFDGIVIAGPTFSVTPDFQKLAQYNITPTDFQFQLQTIMEGNEAGTVFEKQQLTPIRLIYNSNNGVSAQDIENSQIFLSNGQQKLLKELAKVEFKSGSSEIQREDLQTMGVVTARLDKGDLGGTVNKIQHEIRSHISLPKGYSITYGGAYAQQQQSFKELLMILILSCMLVFTVILFMFRDIKVAFTIILVSILGICGSYISLYITGTALNVGSYTGIIMIVGIIGENAIFTYLQYHESLSSISRKHALVYAISTRLRPKLMTAVGAVIALTPLAMGIGTGAQLHQPLAIAVIGGFIVALPLLLVVLPTLIYRIKPSHP